One segment of Thermosipho africanus Ob7 DNA contains the following:
- a CDS encoding carbohydrate ABC transporter permease — MRGSFYYKYIKTPTAKLVLYVLLIGIGYAYLYPLLYMITTSFMSVEDLVNPTIRWIPVHPTLDNYKLAWEVLDVSKTLINSIYLSVVPALIQTFSTAIIAYGLQRFDIPLKKFWLFLVLATFLIPAQTTLVTKYMLFSKLKLVGTPLASFLPALFGQGIKSAIFILLYYNFFQMLPKAFDEAAELDGAGPFRIFWTIMLPLSIPALVTTFIFSLVWYWNETLISGLILGNSIKTLPIALRDFIWRYAQMFPSSTGNSVNRINEGIRLAATFITILPLLITYLFLQRQFVESLERTGITGE, encoded by the coding sequence ATGAGAGGATCTTTTTATTACAAATACATAAAAACTCCAACTGCAAAATTAGTTTTATATGTTTTATTAATTGGTATTGGATATGCATACTTGTATCCATTACTTTACATGATAACTACCAGTTTTATGAGTGTAGAAGATCTTGTTAATCCAACAATTAGGTGGATACCTGTACATCCAACTCTTGATAATTATAAATTAGCTTGGGAAGTTTTGGATGTATCAAAGACATTAATTAACAGTATTTATCTTTCAGTGGTGCCTGCGTTGATTCAAACCTTTAGTACTGCAATAATTGCATATGGGCTTCAGAGGTTTGATATTCCTTTAAAAAAGTTTTGGCTTTTCTTAGTTCTTGCAACATTTTTGATTCCAGCTCAGACCACACTTGTCACTAAGTACATGCTTTTTAGTAAGTTAAAGCTTGTCGGAACCCCGCTTGCCTCATTTTTACCTGCACTTTTTGGTCAGGGAATAAAAAGTGCAATTTTTATATTGCTTTATTATAATTTTTTTCAAATGTTACCAAAAGCTTTTGATGAGGCAGCAGAGCTTGATGGAGCTGGTCCTTTTAGAATTTTTTGGACTATAATGCTTCCACTTTCAATTCCAGCATTAGTAACAACTTTTATCTTTTCTCTTGTATGGTATTGGAATGAAACGCTTATTTCAGGTCTTATTTTGGGAAATTCAATTAAAACACTTCCAATTGCTTTAAGAGATTTTATATGGAGATATGCCCAGATGTTTCCATCATCGACAGGAAATTCAGTTAACAGGATTAATGAAGGAATACGTCTTGCCGCAACTTTTATAACAATTTTACCATTACTTATTACTTATTTATTCTTACAAAGGCAATTTGTGGAAAGCCTTGAAAGAACAGGAATAACTGGTGAATGA
- a CDS encoding carbohydrate ABC transporter permease, whose translation MAGFTPKTNPKRFHKSQIKFYFILIPIAAFMLLPIIFIFSQAFKPIDELFLYPPRFFVRKPTLNNFYELFAATKGSTIPVSRYLMNSILTALFTVIFTIIISVFAGYALSKKRFKAKNLIFTINNLALMFVPVAVIIPRYLIIQKLGLIDTFIINILSLLAMPIGIFLIKQFVDQIPDALIEAALIDGANDFQIIFNLIMPLLKPAISTVGILAFQVAWNSADASTYFINNENLRTFAFYVSNLTAVTGNTIAGQGIAAAASLIMFVPNLVLFIFMQSRVMNTMAHSGLK comes from the coding sequence TTGGCAGGATTTACACCTAAAACTAATCCAAAAAGATTTCATAAAAGTCAAATAAAATTTTATTTTATTTTAATTCCCATAGCAGCTTTTATGCTTTTACCAATTATTTTTATATTTTCTCAAGCCTTTAAACCAATAGACGAACTTTTTCTTTACCCTCCAAGGTTTTTTGTTAGAAAGCCTACTCTAAATAATTTTTACGAACTTTTTGCTGCAACAAAAGGTTCAACAATACCTGTGAGTAGATACTTGATGAATAGTATTTTAACTGCATTATTTACTGTTATTTTTACAATTATAATTTCGGTATTTGCAGGATATGCACTTTCAAAAAAAAGATTTAAAGCTAAAAATTTGATTTTTACAATAAATAATTTAGCGCTTATGTTTGTTCCTGTTGCAGTAATTATTCCAAGATATTTAATTATTCAAAAACTTGGTTTAATTGATACTTTTATAATTAACATTCTTTCTCTTCTTGCAATGCCAATAGGTATATTTCTAATTAAGCAATTTGTGGATCAAATACCTGATGCATTAATTGAAGCTGCTTTAATTGACGGTGCAAATGATTTTCAAATAATTTTTAATCTTATAATGCCACTTTTAAAACCTGCAATTTCTACGGTTGGTATTCTTGCATTTCAGGTTGCGTGGAATAGTGCGGATGCGTCAACTTATTTTATAAACAATGAGAATCTTAGAACTTTTGCATTTTATGTATCGAATTTAACAGCTGTTACGGGAAACACAATTGCTGGTCAAGGTATTGCAGCAGCAGCAAGTTTAATAATGTTTGTACCTAATCTTGTGCTCTTTATTTTCATGCAATCTAGAGTAATGAATACAATGGCACATAGTGGATTGAAGTAG
- a CDS encoding glycoside hydrolase family 16 protein — protein MKKVLVIFLCLVLISIFFANGGEEMGQSEWKLVWSEEFNGDKLNTEVWKFDIGNGHSRWNPGWGNAELQYYTEGKNMYLENGYLVIEARKEKIRDSYGEYYYTSTRINTEGKFKIKYGKIEVRAKFPYGKGLWPAVWLLGTNYRYVGWPMCGEIDIVEFLGHDKYTVYGTIHGPGYSKDKAKSWKYRLKIEEPDFTKEFHRFGVIWDKEKISFYVDDTVYYTVTKKAILSQGYPWVFDNYFFIIVNLAVGGYWPGYPDNTTKFPAKMYVDYIRIWQKNE, from the coding sequence ATGAAAAAGGTATTAGTTATTTTTCTTTGTCTTGTTTTAATTTCGATTTTTTTTGCAAATGGAGGCGAAGAGATGGGACAATCTGAATGGAAGTTAGTTTGGTCTGAAGAATTTAACGGAGATAAATTAAATACTGAGGTTTGGAAGTTTGATATTGGAAATGGACATTCTAGATGGAATCCAGGTTGGGGTAATGCTGAACTTCAATATTATACCGAAGGAAAAAATATGTACCTTGAAAATGGATATTTAGTTATTGAAGCAAGGAAAGAGAAGATTAGAGATTCATATGGTGAATATTATTATACTTCTACGAGGATAAATACTGAAGGAAAATTCAAAATAAAATATGGAAAAATAGAAGTTCGTGCAAAATTTCCGTACGGTAAGGGATTGTGGCCGGCCGTATGGTTGTTAGGGACAAATTATAGATATGTGGGTTGGCCGATGTGTGGTGAAATAGATATTGTTGAATTTTTAGGACATGATAAATATACAGTTTATGGAACAATTCATGGCCCAGGATATAGTAAGGATAAAGCAAAATCTTGGAAATATAGACTGAAAATTGAGGAACCAGATTTTACAAAAGAATTTCATAGATTTGGTGTAATATGGGATAAAGAAAAAATTTCTTTTTATGTGGATGATACGGTTTATTACACAGTTACTAAAAAAGCTATTTTGAGTCAAGGATATCCATGGGTTTTTGATAATTATTTCTTTATAATAGTAAACTTAGCAGTAGGAGGATACTGGCCTGGATATCCAGATAATACGACCAAATTTCCTGCTAAAATGTATGTTGACTATATTAGGATTTGGCAAAAAAATGAATAG
- a CDS encoding carbohydrate ABC transporter permease — MSNKIKVKTKRALIGYLFFSPWLIGFIVFTAYPFFYSLYLSFFKVRFTVSGVESTFVGLEFYKYAFRGDLTFPINFTNTIINIVLSTPLIVIFALIVSILLNNKIKLRAFFRLLYFLPVVIISGPVVSELVANNASKIVDPGKYFIYQFFTTLPDRISFPFLYMFDNLVLILWFSGVQILFFLAGLQKISPSIYEAAKIDGANSWVIFWKITLPLIRPFILITTIYTIVDLASFANNSVNTSITQHMFDIDKPYSYSAALSWIYFVSVMIIIGIAFLLLRKKD; from the coding sequence ATGAGTAATAAAATTAAAGTAAAGACAAAAAGAGCGTTAATTGGATACTTGTTTTTTTCTCCTTGGCTGATCGGTTTTATAGTTTTTACAGCTTATCCTTTTTTCTACTCGCTATACCTAAGCTTTTTCAAAGTCAGATTCACTGTTTCTGGTGTTGAATCAACTTTTGTTGGTTTAGAATTTTATAAATATGCATTTAGAGGTGACTTAACTTTTCCGATTAACTTTACTAATACAATTATAAACATTGTTTTATCAACGCCTTTGATTGTAATTTTTGCTTTAATTGTTTCTATTTTGTTGAATAATAAAATAAAGTTAAGAGCATTTTTCAGACTTTTATATTTTCTACCTGTGGTTATTATAAGTGGGCCAGTTGTATCAGAATTAGTAGCAAATAATGCATCAAAAATTGTGGATCCTGGTAAATATTTTATCTATCAATTTTTCACAACACTTCCGGACAGAATTAGTTTTCCATTTTTATACATGTTTGATAATCTAGTACTTATTTTGTGGTTTTCTGGTGTTCAAATTTTATTTTTTCTAGCAGGATTGCAAAAAATAAGTCCCTCAATATATGAGGCGGCCAAAATTGATGGTGCAAATTCTTGGGTTATTTTTTGGAAAATTACATTGCCTTTGATTAGACCATTTATTTTAATTACTACTATTTATACTATAGTTGATCTTGCATCGTTTGCAAACAATTCTGTAAACACAAGCATAACTCAACATATGTTTGATATTGATAAGCCATATTCATACTCAGCTGCTTTGTCATGGATTTATTTTGTATCAGTGATGATAATTATAGGTATTGCATTTTTACTATTAAGAAAGAAAGATTAA
- a CDS encoding glycoside hydrolase family 16 protein codes for MRKVLIFTLTIILFIFVSCKLIDSDGDNWKLVWSQDFDDYLIDKNVWNFEVGNGHLKKIPGWGNGELEYYTNGQNSYIENGYLVIEARKEKVSDSYGTYNYTSARMTTQGKFQVKYGKVEVRAKFPYGKGLWPAVWMLGENINKVGWPNCGEIDIVEFLGHEPNKIYGTVHGPGYSGSEGISNIYITKSPNFTEDFHTFEIIWNDERIEFYVDGKIYHSVSKSFVLSKGYNWVFDKPFYLIVNLAVGGYWPGYPDETTKFPAKMYVDYIRVWKKEE; via the coding sequence ATGAGAAAAGTATTAATATTTACATTAACAATTATTTTATTTATTTTTGTCTCTTGTAAGTTAATAGATTCTGATGGTGACAACTGGAAGCTTGTTTGGTCACAGGATTTTGATGATTATTTAATAGATAAAAATGTTTGGAATTTTGAGGTTGGAAATGGTCATTTAAAAAAAATTCCAGGTTGGGGTAATGGAGAGCTTGAATATTACACTAATGGACAAAACTCCTATATAGAAAATGGATATTTAGTTATTGAAGCAAGAAAAGAAAAAGTTAGCGATTCATATGGAACATATAACTATACTTCAGCGAGAATGACAACTCAAGGAAAATTTCAAGTAAAATATGGAAAAGTAGAAGTTCGTGCAAAATTTCCATATGGAAAAGGATTGTGGCCAGCAGTTTGGATGTTGGGCGAAAATATTAATAAAGTGGGATGGCCTAATTGTGGTGAAATAGATATAGTTGAGTTTCTTGGACATGAACCAAATAAAATTTATGGTACAGTTCATGGGCCGGGATATTCAGGGAGTGAAGGTATTTCTAATATTTATATAACAAAATCTCCAAATTTTACAGAAGATTTTCACACTTTTGAGATAATTTGGAATGATGAAAGAATTGAATTTTATGTTGATGGAAAAATTTATCATTCTGTTTCAAAGTCATTTGTGTTAAGCAAAGGCTACAATTGGGTGTTTGATAAACCATTTTATTTAATAGTAAACCTTGCAGTAGGAGGATACTGGCCTGGATATCCAGATGAGACGACTAAATTTCCTGCTAAAATGTATGTTGATTATATTAGAGTTTGGAAAAAAGAAGAATAA
- a CDS encoding DUF5696 domain-containing protein, translated as MSDKLKIALFGFILISSLLFSIGNDYLSNRFTKPDEKNRVINDLNTEGFKLIAESEKLELWFDEKNYSIRILNKESGYLWGLVDSENLSGMNNIWKGIASSVLTIEYFDDNALNYLLSISDKSVIKKYSKLENGIKIEANYESLAIKLKLYIYLNDDHIEFYIPYESIDEKGNFKLASIYIAPFLGAVRENKKSGYIFIPDGPGALIRFSKSSLNSSMFEKRIYGKDYSIDNLREVSDLKASRPNDFLREEPSIYMPVFGIVHGVNQNAIFGRIISGAEYSSIVAYPSGVISPFYWASFKFIYRQKYLQPTTRSGNGIQVPQKLKNKLDVRYRVYFLTGEQASYVGMAKFYRNILVKEGVLVKKPKSGNIPLSLDFVVSELEKKVLGFNSIKVTTYNYIKGCIDYFKHLGVNKLNIFLEGWQERGRSGNKISKFSFEKSVGGKDGLLSLYKKFNDNDIKIYLVENVTKVTQQQININKEAGTNLSQSLIYEDKNNRDLWFFRSYYTNIKLSSDYLKEKALKMNELGIKNLALKEYGIKLYGELLIDNEIYRNQAKELIIKTIANISKNINVSFFNANDYLWKYTNSIINIPMNNSQYLYETDTVPFLQILLSGYIEYFVPFMNDGFFSKLDVLKAIDFGAYPNFILTEIDNYYLAKTPLLYYPSTKFEDWKNSIVDIYKEINKALKHVRGFSISDRDVIAPGIVLVSYENGVSFLINYTENKYEYGNFTVLPESWILISKGEDKYE; from the coding sequence GTGTCAGATAAATTGAAGATAGCCCTTTTCGGATTTATCTTAATTTCTAGTCTTTTGTTTTCAATAGGGAATGATTATCTTTCAAATAGATTTACAAAACCTGATGAAAAAAATCGAGTTATAAATGATTTAAATACTGAGGGTTTTAAATTAATTGCTGAATCAGAAAAATTAGAACTCTGGTTTGATGAGAAAAATTATTCTATTAGGATTCTTAATAAAGAAAGTGGATATTTATGGGGATTAGTGGATTCGGAAAATTTATCAGGAATGAACAATATATGGAAAGGAATAGCATCTTCTGTTTTGACAATAGAGTATTTTGATGATAATGCATTAAATTATCTTTTAAGTATATCAGATAAAAGTGTAATAAAGAAATATTCAAAACTTGAGAATGGGATTAAAATAGAAGCAAATTATGAAAGTCTTGCTATAAAACTAAAACTATACATATATTTAAATGATGACCATATAGAATTTTACATTCCATATGAAAGCATTGATGAAAAAGGTAATTTTAAACTAGCATCAATATATATTGCACCTTTTTTGGGTGCAGTGAGAGAAAATAAAAAATCTGGATATATTTTTATCCCAGATGGTCCAGGAGCATTAATAAGATTTTCTAAATCATCTCTAAATTCAAGTATGTTTGAAAAAAGGATTTACGGAAAGGATTATAGTATTGATAATCTCAGAGAAGTTAGCGACTTAAAAGCTAGTAGACCAAATGATTTTTTAAGAGAAGAGCCTTCAATTTATATGCCTGTGTTTGGAATAGTCCATGGTGTAAATCAAAATGCAATTTTTGGAAGAATTATTTCTGGTGCAGAGTATAGTTCAATAGTAGCTTACCCAAGTGGTGTAATAAGTCCTTTTTATTGGGCAAGTTTTAAATTTATTTATAGGCAAAAGTATTTACAACCAACAACTAGAAGCGGTAATGGAATCCAGGTTCCACAAAAATTAAAAAATAAATTGGACGTAAGGTATAGAGTGTACTTTTTAACTGGTGAACAGGCAAGCTATGTTGGGATGGCAAAATTTTATAGGAATATCCTTGTAAAAGAAGGAGTTTTAGTTAAGAAACCAAAAAGTGGGAATATTCCTCTTTCTCTTGACTTTGTAGTTTCAGAGTTAGAGAAAAAAGTTTTGGGATTTAATTCTATAAAAGTAACAACATACAATTACATCAAAGGATGTATTGATTACTTTAAGCATTTAGGCGTTAACAAATTAAATATCTTTTTAGAAGGTTGGCAAGAAAGAGGTCGGAGCGGAAATAAAATCTCAAAATTCTCTTTTGAAAAATCTGTTGGAGGGAAAGATGGACTTTTGAGTTTGTATAAGAAATTTAACGATAATGACATAAAAATATATCTTGTGGAGAATGTTACAAAGGTAACTCAACAACAGATAAATATTAATAAAGAAGCAGGAACTAACCTATCTCAATCTTTGATATATGAAGATAAAAATAATAGAGATCTTTGGTTTTTTAGATCATACTATACAAATATAAAACTTTCAAGTGATTATTTAAAAGAAAAAGCTTTAAAAATGAATGAACTTGGAATTAAAAATTTAGCATTAAAGGAGTATGGAATAAAGTTGTATGGGGAATTACTAATAGATAACGAAATTTACAGAAATCAAGCCAAAGAATTGATAATAAAAACAATAGCAAATATTTCAAAAAATATAAATGTATCATTTTTTAATGCTAATGATTATTTATGGAAGTATACCAATTCGATAATTAATATTCCAATGAACAATAGTCAATATCTTTATGAAACTGATACTGTTCCTTTTCTCCAAATTTTATTAAGTGGATACATAGAATATTTTGTTCCTTTTATGAACGATGGTTTTTTCTCAAAATTAGACGTTTTAAAAGCAATTGATTTTGGCGCATATCCAAATTTTATTTTAACTGAAATAGATAATTATTATTTAGCAAAAACTCCGCTTTTGTATTATCCCTCAACAAAATTTGAAGATTGGAAAAATAGTATAGTTGATATTTATAAAGAAATTAATAAGGCTTTAAAGCATGTTAGAGGCTTTTCTATTTCTGATAGAGATGTAATTGCTCCAGGAATTGTCTTGGTAAGTTATGAAAATGGAGTAAGTTTTTTAATAAATTATACAGAGAATAAATATGAATATGGTAATTTTACGGTACTGCCAGAATCATGGATTTTGATTAGTAAAGGGGAAGATAAATATGAGTAA
- a CDS encoding substrate-binding domain-containing protein — translation MAGIRDVAREANVSIATVSRVINGSDKVSEETRKKVLRAMRKLNFRPKPYFGNNEVFFKTIGVLVPDIRGYHYSDIVMAIESCAFENGFDVILSIPKADIDNEKHILEKYFKRKIDGIIVAELLGGENYIEKFLKSGIPLVVLDFSVEEINFDVVNVDNMMGAYNAIKYLYENGHRKILFIPGPEWSPAANEREKGVKRFLESVDDLEIYYTNIRGYNSQDGKDAIFEYLTKNSLNFTAIFAVNDWTAIGAIDALRIKGIKVPDDVSIIGFDDAPFLDYIEPKLTTVRQPRWELGYTAAQILIERITSKRSRLPRNVVIPPELVIRESVKKIK, via the coding sequence GTGGCAGGAATCAGGGATGTTGCAAGAGAGGCAAATGTTTCAATAGCTACTGTATCAAGAGTTATTAATGGTAGTGATAAAGTTTCAGAAGAAACGCGTAAAAAAGTTTTGAGGGCAATGAGAAAATTAAACTTTAGACCTAAACCATACTTTGGTAATAACGAAGTGTTTTTTAAAACTATTGGTGTATTAGTTCCAGATATAAGAGGATATCACTATAGCGATATCGTTATGGCTATTGAAAGTTGTGCTTTTGAAAATGGTTTTGACGTTATTCTTTCAATTCCAAAGGCGGATATTGATAATGAAAAACACATTCTCGAAAAATATTTTAAAAGAAAGATTGATGGAATAATAGTTGCAGAGCTTTTAGGAGGAGAAAACTATATCGAAAAGTTTTTGAAAAGTGGGATTCCATTGGTAGTTCTTGATTTTAGTGTGGAAGAAATAAATTTTGACGTTGTAAATGTTGATAATATGATGGGTGCATATAATGCAATAAAGTATTTATATGAAAACGGTCATAGAAAAATACTTTTTATCCCAGGCCCTGAATGGTCTCCAGCAGCTAATGAAAGAGAAAAAGGAGTAAAAAGATTTTTGGAAAGTGTGGATGATTTAGAGATATATTATACAAATATAAGAGGATATAATTCTCAAGATGGTAAAGATGCTATATTTGAATATCTTACTAAAAATAGTTTAAACTTTACTGCAATTTTTGCTGTTAATGATTGGACAGCTATTGGAGCGATAGATGCTTTGCGGATAAAAGGTATAAAAGTGCCAGATGATGTATCAATTATAGGCTTTGACGATGCACCTTTTCTTGATTATATTGAACCTAAATTGACAACAGTAAGACAACCGAGATGGGAACTAGGTTATACTGCTGCACAGATTTTGATAGAAAGAATTACATCTAAAAGATCTAGACTTCCTAGAAATGTTGTTATTCCGCCTGAGTTAGTTATAAGGGAATCTGTAAAAAAAATTAAATGA
- a CDS encoding YIP1 family protein, with protein MRKRIISLFLILAIYIIASNSTFYTYTIGQNNKWKITQDAYLVSEIILEDAGLYYPEDMYLEGGKLYIADSGNARIVVYDLKTRKYIEVGEWSLFTPTGVFVDDKYIYVADAGLSEIVIFDKEGNEIRRIGKPKSILFGQYTKFKPKKVVVDKRGNFYIVSEGSLDGIIQLDRNGEFLGYFGANKVRITALDKFIDLFYSKQQKERLLTRTPKPYFNIAIDDKGLVYTITQKERGDAIKKHNTLGNNILYLSRLNLMVDEENFVDITVDKEGRIFALTETGLIYEYDQEGNLIFSFGGRAISYDKNGLFSVASSIEVDEEGKIYVLDKEKGIVQVFNPTVYALKIHRALDLYMQGKYIESKSIWEDVLKYDGYSSIIHNGLGKAYFQEGNYKYAALHFKVAYNKREYSNAFWEIRNQFLQNNMKAILIVLFLIFIFYEIVGRILKLKNYKLKITIKNKLLSDIFYLKNILRHPIDSFYYLRKGTYGSILSATIIYGLFAIVVIFDYMGRSFLFNLNTSERSVGYVLLSTIVPVLLWVFSNYLVSSITDGRGTLKNIYIFTAYSFAPYIIFQPFIIFLTYILTYNESFLINFGSFFIISWTLIILFVGVKETHDYHVKGTIGSILYSLIWILVIVLVFSIVYMLWDQIFETVYGIIQEVLYRVR; from the coding sequence GTGAGAAAGAGAATCATTAGTCTTTTTTTAATTCTAGCAATTTATATTATTGCTTCTAACAGTACATTTTATACATATACAATTGGGCAAAATAATAAATGGAAAATAACTCAGGATGCATATCTAGTGAGTGAAATTATTTTGGAAGATGCAGGACTTTATTATCCTGAAGATATGTATTTAGAAGGTGGAAAACTTTATATTGCTGATTCTGGAAATGCTAGAATAGTTGTCTATGATTTAAAGACAAGAAAATATATTGAAGTTGGTGAATGGTCACTTTTTACTCCAACAGGTGTATTTGTTGACGATAAATACATTTATGTTGCTGATGCTGGGTTATCAGAAATTGTTATTTTTGATAAAGAAGGAAATGAAATAAGAAGAATAGGTAAACCAAAAAGTATATTGTTTGGTCAATACACAAAATTTAAACCAAAGAAAGTTGTCGTTGATAAAAGGGGGAATTTTTATATTGTAAGTGAAGGGTCTTTAGATGGAATTATTCAGCTTGATAGAAATGGTGAGTTTTTAGGTTATTTTGGAGCAAATAAAGTAAGAATAACTGCTTTAGATAAATTTATTGATTTATTTTATTCAAAGCAGCAAAAAGAAAGACTTCTAACGAGAACACCTAAACCATATTTTAATATAGCAATTGATGATAAAGGATTAGTATATACAATTACCCAAAAAGAAAGGGGAGATGCTATAAAGAAGCACAATACACTTGGAAACAATATTTTGTATTTATCTCGTTTAAATTTGATGGTGGATGAGGAAAATTTTGTTGATATAACGGTTGATAAAGAAGGAAGAATATTTGCTTTAACTGAAACAGGACTTATTTATGAATATGATCAGGAAGGAAATTTAATATTTTCTTTTGGTGGAAGGGCAATATCATATGACAAAAATGGTCTTTTTTCAGTAGCTTCATCAATTGAAGTTGATGAAGAGGGAAAGATATATGTTCTTGATAAAGAAAAAGGAATTGTTCAAGTGTTTAATCCAACTGTTTATGCTTTGAAGATACACAGGGCTTTGGATTTATATATGCAAGGTAAATATATTGAGAGTAAATCTATTTGGGAAGATGTTTTAAAATATGATGGTTATTCAAGTATCATTCATAATGGACTTGGGAAAGCATATTTTCAAGAAGGCAATTATAAATATGCTGCTTTGCATTTTAAGGTTGCATATAATAAAAGAGAGTACTCTAATGCGTTTTGGGAAATAAGAAATCAATTTTTACAGAATAATATGAAAGCAATATTAATAGTTTTGTTTTTAATATTTATATTTTATGAAATAGTGGGAAGAATTCTAAAATTGAAAAATTATAAATTAAAAATAACAATTAAAAATAAACTTTTGAGTGATATTTTTTATTTAAAAAATATTTTAAGACATCCAATTGATAGTTTTTATTATTTAAGAAAAGGAACTTATGGAAGTATTTTATCAGCGACAATAATTTATGGTTTATTTGCTATAGTTGTAATTTTTGATTATATGGGAAGAAGCTTTTTGTTTAATCTAAATACTTCTGAAAGATCAGTTGGTTATGTTCTTTTATCTACAATTGTTCCAGTATTGTTGTGGGTATTTTCTAATTATCTTGTTAGTTCAATAACTGATGGGAGAGGAACACTTAAAAATATTTATATTTTTACTGCATATTCATTTGCACCTTATATAATTTTTCAACCTTTTATAATATTTCTTACATATATATTGACATATAATGAAAGCTTCCTTATAAATTTTGGTTCTTTCTTTATTATATCTTGGACACTTATTATTCTTTTTGTTGGTGTTAAAGAAACACATGATTATCACGTAAAAGGGACAATTGGCAGTATTCTATATTCTTTGATTTGGATTTTAGTAATTGTTCTTGTATTTTCAATAGTTTATATGTTATGGGATCAAATATTTGAAACAGTGTATGGAATAATTCAGGAGGTGTTATATCGTGTCAGATAA
- a CDS encoding aldo/keto reductase, translating to MRVELSRVIHGLMRIKSWKYTTEELLSLIYKLIDLGVTTFDLADIYGDYEAQEIFGRVLEKDPSLRKKIQLISKVGIVLLSNKHPNVYVKHYDTSKKHIIESVEKTLKDLRTDYIDVLLIHRPDPLMDVEEISGAFEKLKERGMVLSFGVSNFYPSQMSLFVEKLSLPLLYNQIEISLWNVDSFFNGTLDYCQEKGILPMAWSPVAGGRLFKEEDIRKDDRVLRIHNALVEVAKNHYTTPEHIAYAWLYKHPSKIYPVVGSGNFERIKTAVEALNIELDRQEWFYLLKASRGIDVL from the coding sequence ATGAGGGTTGAATTAAGTAGAGTTATTCATGGTTTAATGAGAATTAAAAGTTGGAAATATACCACAGAAGAATTGTTAAGTTTGATTTATAAGTTAATAGATTTAGGTGTTACAACATTTGATCTTGCTGATATCTATGGAGATTATGAGGCTCAAGAAATTTTTGGAAGAGTACTAGAAAAAGATCCTTCTTTAAGGAAAAAAATTCAGTTAATTTCAAAAGTTGGTATTGTTTTACTTTCAAATAAGCATCCTAATGTGTATGTAAAACATTATGATACATCAAAAAAGCATATTATAGAATCTGTGGAGAAGACTCTGAAAGATTTGAGAACTGATTATATAGATGTTCTTTTGATTCATAGGCCAGATCCATTGATGGATGTGGAAGAAATTTCTGGAGCATTTGAAAAATTAAAGGAAAGAGGAATGGTACTGTCTTTTGGTGTTTCAAATTTTTATCCAAGTCAAATGTCTTTATTTGTTGAAAAATTATCATTGCCTTTGCTTTACAATCAGATTGAAATCTCACTATGGAATGTAGATTCTTTTTTTAACGGAACTTTGGATTATTGTCAAGAAAAAGGTATTTTACCAATGGCTTGGTCCCCAGTTGCTGGTGGAAGATTGTTTAAAGAAGAAGATATAAGAAAAGATGATAGGGTTTTAAGAATTCATAATGCACTTGTTGAGGTTGCAAAAAATCATTATACAACTCCTGAGCATATAGCATATGCATGGCTTTATAAGCATCCTTCAAAAATTTACCCTGTTGTAGGTAGTGGGAATTTTGAAAGAATAAAAACAGCTGTTGAGGCTTTAAATATAGAACTTGATAGGCAAGAATGGTTTTATTTATTGAAAGCTTCAAGAGGAATAGATGTATTATAA